In Archangium violaceum, the following are encoded in one genomic region:
- a CDS encoding lamin tail domain-containing protein codes for MKHGPPTLARLVAWSVLLLGLSVGCGSGCGDPIVNPPSSREQPDPDRSTVEVDKAVGLRANGQDAATLTVTVRKADGTPLSGRTVKVSVSGEGSVVTSPETTNAQGVTTAKVASTVVETKTVTVSVDAEGGPVTLSSRPTLDFIVLPASKLAFISAPTSGTAGAELGVFDVAIQNADGETMTEATNTITVAIGSGPAGSSLKGTVTAQAVKGVARFSGLVLEKAARGYTLAASAQGLTGTTSPAFDVAPAALASLGLSQVVSPVASGSPLSLEVSAIDAFGNAVTDYTGTLHFSSDDGADTLPADYTFTAADAGRHAFTNGIVLRKAGGARKVTVADKANAALTASLSLDVVAGAPAKLVFTAQPSDTTVRTAFGVAVVLLDAAGNRTTAGSPLVSLSLDKGGALSGGASVAPVDGVASFQGLSTADDATGYVLTASGPGLVPALSNPFTVTDNLKPDQPMLFRSALTSTTATVTWTAPGDDGAFGRAARYDFSYSTNPDLSGAQTVSMAAPKASGSAESVSLTNLTPGLTYYVALKVSDNAGNFVLSTLEFTTPFSTASKLVFTTQPQNGTAGVKLAPFRVAIQDANGVTVGNESSAVTVKVNGATGAGTLTVNALNGVATFDSVRIDKAGKGYTLDASVASGSITPATSTPFDIAHAPADHLEISGPSTTVASRAISVTVKVFDAYGNAAEGYAGPVALSSNDTAAELPDAWSFTAADKGQHTFDGVVLKTSGPRTVTASASGLTPDTLNVEVTEAPPSKLVLTGLPATMKAGDSVEITVERLDGSNQRETGYTGTVRFTSTDAKAAPLGEYTFTTADQGLKKLTVQMLTVGTQTLRVEDKAAPSIFATADTSVTWNTVAKLVLDAPGSVKAGDPLRATVTALDAHDNVVKDYSGTVHFSADPADGVTVPADYAFLAEDNGSRGFDFTLEKAVATTLTVTDAARSLSASDTVDTVSPADARTLVLAAPTGPFTAGTAFTVDVTLKDAFGNVATGYRGTIGFTASTDSKAVLPGDYTFAAADNGHKSFQVTLKTAGNQPLAVKDQTSGSLSDGKSISINPDVPKLLAFRDQPQSARVRTSLGSVTVGITDEFGNLVDVATPTITLALSGGNVSAALGGVLTIAPQHGIANFPDLTVDQQGTGFQIKATGTPLSDATSAAFNITDDAAPSVAPLTVVSTTSTQVKLSWLPVGDDGAAGTATSYDLRYSTSAITAESFESLTDRVSTGAPQAPGSPDPETATVTGLSPSTTYYFALKVRDDAGNSSFSVISAETANASPCVPDCAAPSSTCGADGVSLTTTTETCVVVDNNPTCQPSQTTTTCPGPSGVCFKGACDTAAAPAADQLSISEVMHNPNTGTTQYIEVSNNTSNLLDLNGLLVEYVNGGSTTSYTVGGGGSVPVVLDHKGTFVLAQDADTANNGGVSANAAYGNAITLSSSGVIRLSHGATTVEDFTYTTAFPQTRGKAMSLSSAVMGTKAHAQSWYWCDAETQLAGGDYGTPNAPNSTCGVDATAPVDYCVIQSPKTFPSTDGNYPATVEPGSSWTIYSQFYEPSVTDRNTSGNDFYPFVSAELGYGTDSTNPAAWTWSPVFFNGGYYSTTANNNDEMMGTLTLPSAPGTYKYGFRYRFQDPATGDYSDYVYCDQSGAVTPPAGSYGSVTVVSSVPVLTNHVVISEFSGGNGSGAGTTDEFVELYNPTDSPVDLNGWTVQYKAAASTTAYSGTVTINATTAPGGTIIQPRKYFLLGGANYTGAKDASYTFDSSASTAAGGHIRIGPGLVTTNLNDPNTVDKLGYGTGNQPEGTAAPSHPAVGGSLERKAYATSTSATMGVGGVDANHGNGTDTDNNANDFVTRAVRQPQNSSSPAELP; via the coding sequence ATGAAGCATGGACCCCCCACGCTCGCGCGACTGGTCGCGTGGAGCGTGTTGTTGCTCGGCCTGTCCGTAGGATGCGGCTCGGGTTGTGGCGATCCCATCGTCAATCCGCCGTCCTCGCGGGAGCAGCCGGACCCAGATCGCTCGACGGTGGAAGTGGACAAGGCCGTGGGCCTCCGGGCCAATGGCCAGGACGCCGCCACCCTCACGGTGACGGTGCGCAAGGCGGACGGAACGCCGCTGTCGGGCCGCACGGTGAAGGTGTCGGTCTCCGGCGAGGGCAGCGTGGTGACGTCGCCCGAGACCACCAACGCGCAGGGTGTGACCACCGCGAAGGTGGCGTCCACCGTGGTCGAGACGAAGACGGTGACGGTGTCCGTGGATGCCGAGGGCGGCCCGGTGACGCTGTCGTCGCGGCCCACCCTGGACTTCATCGTCCTGCCGGCCTCGAAGCTGGCCTTCATCTCGGCGCCTACTTCTGGCACGGCCGGAGCGGAGCTCGGGGTGTTCGACGTGGCCATCCAGAACGCGGATGGCGAGACGATGACGGAGGCAACGAACACCATCACCGTGGCGATCGGCTCCGGTCCGGCGGGCAGCAGCCTGAAGGGCACGGTGACGGCGCAGGCGGTCAAGGGCGTGGCGCGCTTCTCCGGGCTGGTGCTCGAGAAGGCCGCGCGGGGCTACACCCTGGCGGCGAGCGCCCAGGGGCTGACGGGCACGACGAGCCCGGCCTTCGACGTGGCGCCCGCCGCGCTGGCCTCGCTGGGTCTGTCCCAGGTGGTGTCGCCCGTGGCGTCTGGCAGCCCGCTGAGCCTCGAGGTCTCCGCGATCGACGCCTTCGGCAACGCGGTGACGGACTACACCGGCACCCTGCACTTCTCCTCCGATGACGGCGCGGACACGCTGCCCGCGGACTACACCTTCACCGCGGCCGACGCGGGCCGGCACGCCTTCACCAACGGCATCGTGCTGAGGAAGGCGGGCGGCGCCCGGAAGGTGACGGTGGCGGACAAGGCCAACGCGGCCCTCACTGCTTCCCTCTCGCTGGACGTGGTGGCGGGTGCCCCCGCGAAGCTCGTCTTCACCGCGCAGCCCTCCGACACCACGGTGCGCACGGCCTTCGGCGTGGCGGTGGTGCTGTTGGACGCCGCCGGCAACCGGACGACCGCCGGCTCGCCCCTGGTGTCACTCTCCCTCGACAAGGGCGGGGCGCTGTCGGGCGGCGCTTCGGTGGCGCCGGTGGACGGCGTGGCTTCCTTCCAGGGCCTCTCCACCGCCGATGACGCCACGGGTTATGTGCTGACCGCTTCCGGGCCCGGGCTCGTCCCGGCGCTCAGCAACCCCTTCACCGTCACGGACAACCTGAAGCCCGACCAGCCGATGCTGTTCCGGTCGGCCCTCACCTCCACCACCGCCACCGTCACCTGGACGGCGCCGGGCGATGACGGGGCGTTCGGGCGGGCGGCCCGCTATGACTTCAGCTACTCCACCAACCCGGATCTCTCGGGTGCCCAGACGGTGTCCATGGCGGCTCCCAAGGCGTCCGGCAGCGCCGAGTCGGTGTCGCTCACGAACCTCACCCCCGGCCTCACGTACTACGTGGCCCTGAAGGTGTCGGACAACGCGGGCAACTTCGTCCTCTCCACGCTCGAGTTCACCACGCCGTTCTCCACCGCCTCCAAGCTCGTCTTCACCACGCAGCCGCAGAACGGGACGGCCGGCGTGAAGCTGGCCCCCTTCCGGGTGGCCATCCAGGACGCGAATGGCGTGACCGTGGGCAACGAAAGCTCGGCGGTGACGGTGAAGGTGAATGGTGCCACGGGCGCCGGGACGCTCACCGTGAACGCCCTCAACGGCGTGGCCACGTTCGACTCCGTGCGGATCGACAAGGCGGGCAAGGGCTATACCCTGGATGCCTCCGTCGCCTCGGGCAGCATCACCCCCGCGACCAGTACGCCCTTCGACATCGCTCACGCCCCGGCCGATCACCTGGAGATCTCCGGTCCGAGCACGACGGTCGCCTCCCGCGCCATCAGCGTGACGGTGAAGGTGTTCGACGCCTACGGCAACGCCGCGGAGGGCTACGCCGGTCCGGTGGCGCTCTCCTCCAATGACACCGCCGCCGAGCTGCCGGACGCCTGGTCCTTCACGGCCGCCGACAAGGGGCAGCACACCTTCGATGGCGTGGTCCTGAAGACCTCGGGCCCGCGGACCGTCACCGCGTCCGCGTCGGGCCTGACGCCTGACACGCTGAACGTGGAGGTGACCGAGGCACCCCCGAGCAAGCTGGTGCTGACGGGCCTGCCGGCCACGATGAAGGCCGGCGACTCGGTGGAGATCACCGTCGAGCGGCTCGACGGCTCCAACCAGCGTGAGACCGGCTACACCGGCACGGTGCGCTTCACCTCCACCGACGCGAAGGCGGCGCCGCTGGGCGAGTACACCTTCACGACCGCCGACCAGGGCCTCAAGAAGCTCACCGTGCAGATGCTCACCGTGGGCACGCAGACCCTCCGGGTGGAGGACAAGGCCGCCCCGTCCATCTTCGCCACGGCCGACACCTCGGTGACGTGGAACACGGTGGCGAAGCTCGTGCTGGATGCTCCGGGCTCCGTGAAGGCCGGCGACCCGCTGCGTGCGACGGTCACCGCGCTCGACGCCCACGACAACGTCGTGAAGGACTACTCCGGGACCGTGCACTTCTCCGCGGACCCGGCTGACGGGGTCACGGTGCCGGCCGACTACGCCTTCCTCGCCGAGGACAATGGCAGCCGCGGGTTCGACTTCACGCTGGAGAAGGCCGTTGCCACCACGCTGACCGTGACGGACGCGGCTCGGAGCCTGAGCGCCTCCGACACGGTGGACACGGTCTCCCCGGCCGACGCCCGGACACTCGTGCTGGCCGCGCCCACGGGCCCGTTCACCGCGGGCACCGCGTTCACCGTCGACGTGACGCTGAAGGACGCCTTCGGCAACGTGGCCACCGGCTACAGGGGCACCATCGGCTTCACTGCCTCGACGGATTCGAAGGCGGTCCTGCCCGGCGACTACACGTTCGCCGCCGCGGACAACGGCCACAAGTCCTTCCAGGTGACGCTGAAGACCGCGGGCAATCAGCCGCTGGCCGTGAAGGACCAGACCAGCGGCTCGCTGAGCGATGGGAAGTCGATCAGCATCAACCCCGACGTGCCCAAGCTGCTCGCGTTCCGCGACCAGCCCCAGAGCGCCAGGGTGCGCACATCGCTGGGCTCGGTGACCGTGGGCATCACCGACGAGTTCGGAAACCTCGTCGACGTCGCGACGCCCACCATTACGCTGGCCCTGTCCGGCGGTAACGTGTCGGCCGCGCTGGGCGGAGTGCTGACCATCGCTCCGCAGCACGGCATCGCCAACTTCCCGGATCTCACCGTGGACCAGCAGGGCACGGGCTTCCAGATCAAGGCCACGGGGACGCCACTCAGCGACGCCACCAGTGCCGCGTTCAACATCACGGACGATGCCGCACCGAGCGTCGCGCCGCTCACCGTGGTGAGCACGACGAGCACCCAGGTGAAGCTGAGCTGGCTGCCCGTGGGTGATGACGGAGCCGCCGGCACCGCCACCAGCTACGACCTGCGCTACTCGACGAGCGCGATCACCGCGGAGTCGTTCGAGTCCCTCACCGACCGGGTGTCCACGGGTGCCCCCCAGGCCCCGGGGAGCCCGGATCCGGAGACGGCCACCGTCACCGGCTTGAGCCCCTCGACCACCTACTACTTCGCCCTGAAGGTCCGGGACGACGCGGGCAACAGCTCGTTCTCCGTCATCTCGGCGGAGACGGCCAACGCGAGCCCGTGCGTCCCCGACTGCGCGGCGCCCTCGTCCACCTGCGGCGCGGATGGTGTCTCGCTGACCACGACCACGGAGACCTGCGTGGTCGTGGACAACAACCCCACCTGCCAGCCGTCGCAGACGACCACCACGTGCCCCGGCCCCAGCGGCGTCTGCTTCAAGGGCGCGTGCGACACGGCCGCCGCGCCCGCAGCGGATCAGCTGAGTATCTCCGAGGTGATGCACAACCCCAACACGGGCACCACCCAGTACATCGAGGTGTCCAACAACACCTCGAACCTGCTCGACCTCAATGGCCTGCTGGTGGAGTACGTCAACGGCGGCTCGACCACTTCCTACACGGTGGGCGGTGGCGGCTCCGTTCCGGTGGTGCTCGACCACAAGGGGACGTTCGTCCTGGCGCAGGACGCGGACACCGCCAATAACGGTGGGGTCTCCGCCAACGCCGCCTACGGGAACGCCATCACCCTGAGCAGCTCGGGGGTCATCCGGCTCAGCCACGGCGCCACCACGGTGGAGGACTTCACGTACACGACGGCCTTCCCGCAGACCCGTGGCAAGGCGATGAGCCTCTCGTCGGCCGTGATGGGCACCAAGGCCCATGCCCAGTCCTGGTACTGGTGTGACGCGGAGACGCAGCTGGCGGGCGGAGACTACGGCACGCCCAACGCGCCCAACTCCACCTGCGGGGTGGACGCCACCGCGCCGGTGGACTACTGCGTCATCCAGAGCCCGAAGACGTTCCCGTCCACGGATGGCAACTACCCGGCCACCGTGGAGCCGGGCTCCTCGTGGACCATCTACAGCCAGTTCTACGAGCCGAGCGTGACCGACCGGAACACGTCTGGGAACGACTTCTACCCGTTCGTGTCCGCCGAACTGGGCTACGGCACGGACTCCACCAACCCGGCGGCCTGGACGTGGTCTCCCGTGTTCTTCAACGGCGGCTACTACAGCACCACCGCCAACAACAACGACGAGATGATGGGGACGCTGACCCTTCCCTCCGCTCCAGGCACGTACAAGTACGGCTTCCGCTACCGGTTCCAGGATCCGGCCACGGGTGACTACTCGGACTACGTGTACTGCGACCAGAGCGGGGCCGTGACTCCGCCCGCGGGTAGCTACGGCAGCGTGACCGTCGTCTCGTCGGTTCCCGTGCTGACCAACCACGTGGTCATCAGCGAGTTCTCCGGGGGTAATGGTTCCGGTGCCGGCACGACGGATGAGTTCGTCGAGCTGTACAACCCGACCGACAGCCCCGTGGATCTCAATGGGTGGACGGTTCAGTACAAGGCGGCCGCTAGCACGACGGCCTACAGCGGCACGGTCACGATCAACGCGACCACCGCCCCCGGTGGGACGATCATCCAGCCCAGGAAGTACTTCCTGCTCGGAGGTGCCAATTACACCGGCGCGAAGGACGCTTCCTACACCTTCGACTCGTCTGCTTCGACCGCGGCCGGCGGCCACATCCGCATCGGGCCCGGATTGGTTACGACCAATCTCAATGATCCGAACACGGTGGACAAGCTGGGGTATGGCACCGGGAATCAACCCGAGGGCACCGCTGCTCCGTCTCACCCGGCGGTTGGTGGCAGTCTCGAGCGCAAGGCGTACGCCACCTCCACCTCCGCGACCATGGGAGTGGGGGGTGTTGATGCCAACCACGGCAACGGTACCGACACCGACAACAACGCGAATGACTTCGTGACGCGTGCCGTCCGTCAGCCTCAGAACTCCTCGAGTCCCGCCGAGTTGCCGTAG
- a CDS encoding peptidoglycan DD-metalloendopeptidase family protein, with translation MRLAATVLCLGVLFAAPFAEASTTQYTVRNRRIEPNQPLAVALQEAGLPVEQAGAVISALEGVFDFRKSRVGDQFRLVMKGGELDFFDYRQSSVDEWQVRRDGDKFVGSKRAIEVEKQVGLVSLEINNSLYEAALAAGEDPLIGMVLADVFAWDIDFYRDVRKGDRARALVEKFVSKGRILRYGEVLAATYEGESVGHKRVFRYEMPDGRASYFQEDGSSARKAFLKSPLKYAHVTSRFGSRFHPVLQYVKAHNGVDYAATVGTPVWAVADGTVTVAHNTGAGGNTVCLRHTNGFETCYLHLSKFGAGVRAGARVSQKQVIALSGNTGRSTGPHLHYALKRNGAYVNPLNQNFPRTEPLPKNLLPDFRAKLAPLAQQLDAVSVAAVGAQK, from the coding sequence ATGAGACTCGCCGCCACCGTCCTGTGCCTGGGTGTGCTGTTCGCCGCGCCCTTCGCCGAAGCCTCGACCACGCAGTACACCGTCAGGAACCGCCGCATCGAGCCGAACCAGCCGCTGGCGGTGGCGTTGCAGGAGGCAGGGCTGCCGGTCGAGCAGGCGGGGGCTGTCATCTCCGCGCTGGAGGGCGTGTTCGACTTCCGCAAGTCGCGGGTGGGAGACCAGTTCCGCCTGGTGATGAAGGGTGGCGAGCTGGACTTCTTCGACTACCGGCAGAGCTCGGTGGACGAGTGGCAGGTGCGGCGCGACGGAGACAAGTTCGTCGGCAGCAAGCGCGCCATCGAGGTGGAGAAGCAGGTGGGGTTGGTGTCGCTGGAGATCAACAACTCGCTGTACGAGGCGGCGCTGGCGGCGGGAGAGGATCCGCTGATCGGCATGGTGCTGGCGGACGTATTCGCCTGGGACATCGACTTCTACCGGGACGTGCGCAAGGGGGACAGGGCGAGGGCGCTGGTGGAGAAGTTCGTCTCCAAGGGCCGCATCCTGCGTTACGGCGAGGTGCTGGCGGCGACGTACGAGGGCGAGTCGGTGGGCCACAAGCGGGTCTTCCGCTACGAGATGCCGGACGGGAGGGCGAGCTACTTCCAGGAGGACGGCTCGAGCGCGCGCAAGGCCTTCCTGAAGAGCCCGCTGAAGTACGCGCACGTCACGAGCCGGTTCGGCAGCCGCTTCCACCCGGTGCTGCAGTACGTGAAGGCGCACAACGGCGTGGACTACGCGGCGACGGTGGGCACGCCGGTGTGGGCGGTGGCGGACGGTACCGTGACCGTGGCGCACAACACGGGGGCGGGCGGAAACACCGTCTGCCTGCGGCACACCAACGGCTTCGAGACGTGCTACCTGCACCTGTCCAAGTTCGGCGCGGGCGTGCGTGCGGGGGCGCGGGTGAGCCAGAAGCAGGTCATCGCCCTGTCGGGCAACACGGGCCGTAGCACCGGCCCGCACCTGCACTATGCCCTCAAGCGCAACGGGGCCTACGTCAACCCGCTCAACCAGAACTTCCCGCGCACGGAGCCGTTGCCCAAGAACCTGCTCCCGGACTTCCGCGCGAAGCTGGCCCCTCTGGCGCAGCAGCTCGACGCCGTCTCCGTGGCGGCGGTGGGCGCCCAGAAATAG
- a CDS encoding glycogen/starch/alpha-glucan phosphorylase: MSNLAPVADLPNTSATDTHDTGREPSRTGLDPRNVRRGFLEHVRFSRGKNPETATAHDRFMALALAVRDRLADRWVRTARTYHGQHVKRAYYLSAEYLLGRALGNNLINIGMYDAAEQALREVGVDLPSLIEMEPDAGLGNGGLGRLAACFLDSLATLGYPGMGYGIRYEFGIFTQDIVDGYQVERADEWLKFGNPWEIVRPEKAVPVRFFGRVEHHQGADGRPVARWVGGKTVIGVPYDTPIAGYGNNTVNTLRLWQARASEEFDLLLFNAGDYERSVVEKNDSEVISKVLYPNDAFQAGKELRLKQQYFFVACSIADIVRRYLKSHTDFNDFPKKAAIQLNDTHPAIAVAELMRVLVDEKRLHWDEAWAVTQATFGYTNHTLLAEAMEKWPATLFERLLPRHLEIIYEINQRFLRQVQIRYPFDNDRMRRMSLVEEGPEKKIRMAHLAVVGSHSVNGVAALHTNLLRRDVLPDFAEMYPERFNNKTNGVTPRRWLLWSNPRLSKLITSRIGDGWATDLDQLQKLVPHAEDPQFRKAFAEVKKQNKEDLARYLRDTCWVNLDPNAIFDVQIKRLHEYKRQLLNAVHIVSLWMKARRDPSTIIAPRVFLFGAKAAPGYHLAKLIIRLVNGISEVVNSDAGTTGLQVLFVPNYRVSLAERIIPATDVSEQISTAGMEASGTGNMKFMMNGALTLGTLDGANVEIRQVVGDDNFFLFGLTADEVIARKRAGYRPRDEYERNVELREALDLIASGFFSPEDKNLFKPLVDSLLEEDRYLVLADFASYAAKQEEVARTYKDQETWTRKAILNVAQAGIFSSDRTIKQYAEEIWGVKQTPVES; the protein is encoded by the coding sequence ATGTCGAACCTCGCACCCGTCGCCGATCTGCCGAACACCTCCGCGACCGACACGCACGACACGGGACGTGAGCCCAGCCGCACCGGGCTGGACCCGCGCAACGTCCGCCGAGGCTTCCTCGAGCACGTCCGCTTCTCGCGCGGAAAGAACCCGGAGACGGCCACCGCGCATGACCGCTTCATGGCGCTGGCGCTGGCCGTCCGCGATCGCCTCGCGGATCGGTGGGTCCGCACCGCGCGCACCTATCACGGGCAGCACGTGAAGCGTGCCTATTACCTGTCCGCCGAGTACCTGCTGGGTCGCGCGCTGGGCAACAACCTCATCAACATCGGCATGTACGACGCCGCCGAGCAGGCCTTGCGCGAGGTGGGCGTGGACCTGCCCTCGCTCATCGAGATGGAGCCGGACGCGGGCCTGGGCAACGGTGGCCTGGGACGCCTGGCGGCGTGCTTCCTCGACTCGCTGGCCACGCTCGGCTACCCCGGCATGGGGTACGGCATCCGCTACGAGTTCGGCATCTTCACCCAGGACATCGTCGACGGCTACCAGGTGGAGCGCGCCGACGAGTGGCTGAAGTTCGGCAACCCGTGGGAGATCGTCCGCCCCGAGAAGGCGGTGCCGGTGCGCTTCTTCGGCCGCGTGGAGCACCACCAGGGCGCCGACGGCCGGCCCGTGGCGCGCTGGGTGGGCGGCAAGACGGTCATCGGCGTTCCCTACGACACGCCCATCGCCGGCTACGGCAACAACACCGTCAACACCCTGCGGCTGTGGCAGGCGCGCGCCAGCGAGGAGTTCGACCTGCTCCTCTTCAACGCCGGTGACTACGAGCGCTCGGTGGTGGAGAAGAACGACTCGGAGGTCATCTCCAAGGTCCTCTACCCCAACGACGCCTTCCAGGCCGGCAAGGAGCTGCGCCTCAAGCAGCAGTACTTCTTCGTGGCCTGCTCCATCGCGGACATCGTCCGGCGCTACCTGAAGAGCCACACGGACTTCAACGACTTCCCCAAGAAGGCCGCCATCCAGCTCAACGACACGCACCCGGCCATCGCCGTGGCCGAGCTGATGCGCGTGCTGGTGGACGAGAAGCGCCTGCATTGGGACGAGGCGTGGGCGGTGACGCAGGCCACGTTCGGCTACACCAACCACACGCTGCTGGCCGAGGCCATGGAGAAGTGGCCCGCCACGCTCTTCGAGCGGCTGCTGCCCCGGCACCTGGAGATCATCTACGAGATCAACCAGCGCTTCCTGCGGCAGGTGCAGATCCGCTACCCGTTCGACAACGACCGGATGCGGCGGATGAGCCTGGTGGAGGAGGGCCCGGAGAAGAAGATCCGCATGGCGCACCTGGCGGTGGTGGGCAGCCACAGCGTCAACGGCGTGGCGGCGCTGCACACCAACCTGCTGCGGCGCGACGTGCTGCCGGACTTCGCGGAGATGTACCCCGAGCGCTTCAACAACAAGACCAACGGGGTGACGCCGCGGCGCTGGCTGCTGTGGAGCAACCCGCGGCTGTCCAAGCTCATCACCAGCCGCATCGGCGATGGCTGGGCGACGGATCTGGATCAGCTGCAGAAGCTGGTGCCGCACGCGGAGGATCCGCAGTTCCGCAAGGCCTTCGCCGAGGTGAAGAAGCAGAACAAGGAGGACCTGGCGCGCTACCTGAGGGACACGTGCTGGGTGAACCTGGACCCGAACGCCATCTTCGACGTGCAGATCAAGCGCCTGCACGAGTACAAGCGCCAGCTGCTCAACGCGGTGCACATCGTGTCGCTGTGGATGAAGGCGCGGAGGGATCCCAGCACCATCATCGCCCCGCGCGTGTTCCTCTTCGGCGCGAAGGCGGCCCCGGGCTACCACCTGGCCAAGCTCATCATCCGGCTGGTCAACGGCATCAGCGAGGTGGTGAACAGCGACGCGGGCACCACGGGCCTGCAGGTGCTGTTCGTGCCCAACTACCGGGTGAGTCTGGCCGAGCGCATCATCCCGGCGACGGACGTGTCCGAGCAGATCTCCACCGCGGGCATGGAGGCCTCGGGCACGGGCAACATGAAGTTCATGATGAACGGCGCGCTCACGCTGGGCACGCTGGACGGCGCGAACGTGGAGATCCGCCAGGTGGTGGGCGACGACAACTTCTTCCTCTTCGGCCTCACGGCGGACGAGGTCATCGCCCGCAAGCGCGCCGGCTACCGGCCGCGTGACGAGTACGAGCGCAACGTCGAGCTGCGCGAGGCGTTGGATCTCATCGCCTCGGGCTTCTTCTCGCCGGAGGACAAGAACCTCTTCAAGCCGCTGGTGGACAGCCTGCTGGAGGAGGACCGCTACCTGGTGCTGGCGGACTTCGCCTCGTACGCCGCGAAGCAGGAAGAGGTGGCGCGCACGTACAAGGACCAGGAGACCTGGACGCGCAAGGCCATCCTCAACGTGGCGCAGGCGGGCATCTTCTCCTCGGACCGCACCATCAAGCAGTACGCCGAGGAGATCTGGGGAGTGAAGCAGACCCCCGTGGAGTCGTGA
- a CDS encoding class I SAM-dependent methyltransferase: MSAIAEFIQTAEELHSGLARLSAELQQGLPERLARFPRDPQQRQTMQEEQREILRRRTPEVTSWLNGLYARLTELDKALTEEEREGALEHHRAAIQPYFLQSPLIRRCVDKPLGYPGDYVTVEMLFGSEDQGVSTMARLISHYALHCGPSQAHRARPPWLLGHIRRREQELGRPLRVLSFACGPEHTLREHTALGGTGAYTLCDFDPAPLDYCRRQFDKLARLPRGGAPEPKIQYVQLSTYQLLRHREAVDKLHDPSGPMDVIVAAGILDYLKDNVIARFLDTMASMLAPGGLLLLTNLHEGHNPWRALMEYVCDWFVIHRTPSQFQVMCEGPPERRMSTLELTTDSTGTNLFWAGQRR; this comes from the coding sequence ATGTCCGCTATCGCCGAATTCATCCAGACCGCCGAGGAGCTCCACAGTGGGCTGGCCCGACTCAGTGCGGAACTGCAGCAGGGCCTGCCGGAGCGCCTGGCGCGGTTCCCGAGGGATCCGCAGCAGCGCCAGACGATGCAGGAGGAGCAACGGGAGATCCTCCGGCGGCGCACGCCCGAGGTGACCAGCTGGCTCAACGGCCTCTATGCCCGGCTCACGGAGCTGGACAAGGCGCTCACGGAGGAGGAGCGGGAGGGAGCGCTGGAGCACCACCGCGCGGCCATCCAGCCCTACTTCCTGCAGAGTCCCCTCATCCGCCGGTGCGTGGACAAGCCCCTGGGCTACCCCGGGGACTACGTCACGGTGGAGATGCTCTTCGGCAGCGAGGATCAGGGCGTCTCCACCATGGCCCGGTTGATCTCCCATTACGCGCTCCACTGCGGCCCCTCGCAGGCGCACCGCGCGCGGCCCCCCTGGCTGCTCGGCCACATCCGCCGGCGGGAGCAGGAGCTGGGGCGCCCCCTGCGCGTGCTCTCCTTCGCCTGCGGGCCGGAACATACGCTGAGGGAGCACACCGCCCTGGGCGGTACCGGCGCCTACACCCTGTGCGACTTCGACCCCGCGCCGCTGGACTACTGCCGCCGGCAATTCGACAAGCTGGCGCGCCTGCCCCGCGGCGGCGCGCCCGAGCCGAAAATCCAATACGTCCAGCTCTCCACCTACCAGCTGCTGCGCCACCGCGAGGCCGTGGACAAACTGCACGACCCCAGCGGCCCCATGGACGTGATCGTCGCCGCGGGCATCCTCGACTACCTCAAGGACAACGTCATCGCCCGCTTCCTGGACACGATGGCCTCCATGCTCGCGCCCGGCGGCCTGCTGCTGCTGACGAACCTGCACGAGGGGCACAATCCCTGGCGAGCCCTCATGGAGTACGTGTGCGACTGGTTCGTCATCCACCGGACCCCCTCGCAGTTCCAGGTGATGTGCGAGGGCCCGCCCGAGCGCCGGATGAGCACGCTGGAGCTCACCACGGACTCCACGGGGACCAACCTCTTCTGGGCGGGACAGCGGCGCTGA
- a CDS encoding TIGR02265 family protein, translating to MPSDKTDLAQRIAICKPEDTVRGFIFKSVYGLVEQRVGSAGTDQMMQQLRVHRMPVDFFSYPAADFLRMLYAAVDVLEPQYPSVLDAFRACGAATVTGFFNSYVGNTLMRLVGLGDPKRVFSSVDTIYSTLVSYGKRSYEELGEGRIRLHYRGDMQPIYFHEGALTEALRVLRGNGKATGRAVSLNYGEYLLEWS from the coding sequence ATGCCCAGCGACAAAACCGACCTCGCTCAGCGGATCGCCATCTGCAAGCCCGAGGACACCGTGCGGGGCTTCATCTTCAAGTCCGTGTATGGGCTGGTGGAGCAGCGCGTGGGCAGCGCGGGAACCGACCAGATGATGCAGCAGCTCCGGGTGCACAGGATGCCGGTGGACTTCTTCTCCTACCCGGCGGCGGACTTCCTGCGGATGCTGTACGCGGCCGTGGACGTGTTGGAGCCCCAGTATCCCTCCGTGCTGGATGCCTTCCGGGCGTGCGGGGCCGCCACCGTGACGGGCTTCTTCAACTCCTACGTGGGCAACACGCTGATGCGGCTGGTGGGGCTGGGAGATCCCAAGCGCGTCTTCTCCTCGGTGGACACCATCTATTCCACCCTGGTGAGCTACGGAAAGCGCTCGTACGAGGAGCTCGGAGAGGGCCGCATCCGGCTGCACTACCGCGGAGACATGCAGCCCATCTACTTCCATGAGGGAGCCCTCACGGAGGCGCTGCGCGTGCTGCGGGGCAACGGCAAGGCCACGGGCCGGGCCGTTTCCCTGAACTACGGCGAGTACCTGCTCGAGTGGTCCTGA